From one Agrobacterium fabrum str. C58 genomic stretch:
- a CDS encoding TRAP transporter small permease subunit has product MKSLLKLSALIDLVSEALGKVAGYLVLICCLVSAGNAMVRYALNYSSNGWLEIQWYMFAFIVLIGASYTLRMNEHVRVDIIYGAISPRSRLWVDIIGIVLFLIPACFYLAWLSWPMFTLSWHQGEMSSNAGGLIRWPVKLVIFAGFALLVLQGFSELIKRVGALNGLYALDTKYEKPLQ; this is encoded by the coding sequence ATGAAATCGCTTTTAAAACTAAGCGCGCTGATAGACCTTGTGAGCGAAGCTCTGGGCAAGGTTGCCGGTTATCTCGTGCTCATCTGCTGCCTCGTCAGCGCCGGCAATGCCATGGTCCGTTACGCCCTGAACTATAGTTCAAACGGCTGGCTGGAAATCCAGTGGTATATGTTCGCCTTCATCGTGCTGATCGGCGCATCCTACACGCTGCGCATGAATGAACATGTGCGGGTCGACATCATCTATGGTGCCATCTCTCCGCGCAGCCGCCTGTGGGTGGACATCATCGGCATCGTGCTGTTTCTGATACCCGCCTGCTTTTACCTCGCCTGGCTGTCCTGGCCCATGTTCACGCTGTCCTGGCATCAGGGTGAAATGTCCTCGAATGCCGGCGGTCTCATCCGCTGGCCCGTGAAACTCGTCATCTTCGCCGGTTTCGCCCTGCTGGTTCTTCAGGGATTTTCCGAACTCATCAAGCGCGTCGGCGCCCTCAACGGGCTTTATGCGCTGGATACGAAATACGAAAAGCCCCTGCAATGA